From the Candidatus Dadabacteria bacterium genome, one window contains:
- a CDS encoding PIG-L family deacetylase yields MQETKALIVSPHPDDLEIGMGGTACLLLEKGVEVVSVIVTDGRRSANPLGISQEELVQTRELEVRTSSEILGVEVSLLGFSDMESDSNKREFSSRMAKIITNLRPGEIYLPHPEIDKHRTHRTVSRLTLGCLDAALGESPFECECWFYEVWTPFPSYDRIEDITSFADRKRQAIEAHMSQTSYKDYTDGIMGLNRYRGAFHDTADGFAPLWAEVFIKHDSG; encoded by the coding sequence ATGCAAGAGACAAAAGCCCTTATAGTTTCTCCGCACCCGGATGACCTTGAAATAGGCATGGGAGGAACTGCCTGCCTGCTTCTGGAAAAAGGTGTTGAGGTGGTTTCCGTTATCGTTACGGATGGGAGGAGGAGTGCGAATCCCCTTGGTATCTCGCAGGAAGAACTTGTGCAGACAAGGGAATTGGAAGTTAGGACGTCCTCAGAGATACTCGGAGTGGAGGTTTCTCTTCTGGGATTCTCCGACATGGAATCCGATTCGAACAAGCGTGAATTCAGTTCCAGAATGGCGAAAATAATAACAAATCTCCGCCCGGGGGAGATATATCTCCCGCATCCCGAAATTGACAAGCATAGAACACACAGGACGGTTTCCCGCCTGACGCTTGGTTGTCTCGACGCGGCGCTTGGGGAAAGCCCTTTTGAGTGTGAATGCTGGTTCTATGAGGTATGGACGCCCTTTCCTTCATACGACCGGATCGAAGATATAACGTCTTTTGCCGACCGCAAGCGCCAGGCGATTGAGGCGCACATGAGCCAGACGTCCTACAAGGACTACACAGACGGCATAATGGGCCTTAACAGGTACAGAGGGGCTTTTCACGACACCGCGGACGGATTCGCGCCGCTTTGGGCCGAGGTCTTCATAAAGCATGACTCCGGGTGA
- a CDS encoding LysM peptidoglycan-binding domain-containing protein, whose protein sequence is MNLTMIFCVLLAIAFPLVSAAASNQDSMNPLLFPQKKQSGYAEATRQPEKVSATDTADGSQDFGEEVEEEAEEIVETDNVVLSTPAESESQAPQAQQTSPGTEEISPVEHAEVPRTYEDTEFQIKRNSRVEHYIRRFSGKGKGNFAEVLKRSGKFLPEIKETLRSEGVPTDIAYLPIIESGFNPRAVSKKNAVGLWQFIRPTGKKYGLEINYWVDERRHVEKSTLAAARYLRKLYDEFGSWELALAAYNCGENRVSRAITRTGSKDFWKVSKKLPRETRNYVPKFNAALIIAKNPEKYGFRVKKLEKDYQVVSVPPRKSLAEIANLLDMGYKEISKYNPSLIGLSTPPGESYDLKVPKGYGEKLLAVRSEVETLKDIQTPFRTRPVRYTVRTNDSLWKIARKFGTSVEVLKYANNLSGSIIRPGQRLKIPARGNVIYVKHRIRPGENIYVLAKRYGTSIDEIKRANNLKGSLIIAGKTLSIPQRLSYTYAPQDVPRKMRHKIIPGDTLSELALHYRVSVSQIKRWNNMSSTTLIAGRNLVIYK, encoded by the coding sequence GCTTCTGGCCATTGCTTTTCCTCTGGTCTCCGCCGCCGCATCAAACCAGGACTCGATGAATCCGCTTCTGTTTCCGCAGAAAAAACAGTCCGGATACGCCGAGGCGACCCGCCAGCCCGAAAAAGTCTCAGCTACCGATACAGCAGACGGTTCACAGGATTTCGGAGAGGAAGTTGAAGAAGAAGCCGAAGAAATTGTTGAGACCGACAATGTGGTTCTGTCAACTCCTGCCGAATCAGAAAGCCAGGCTCCGCAAGCCCAGCAGACATCACCCGGAACCGAAGAAATCTCGCCAGTTGAACACGCTGAAGTTCCCCGGACCTATGAAGATACAGAATTCCAGATAAAGAGAAACTCAAGGGTTGAACACTACATCCGGCGGTTTTCGGGAAAAGGAAAGGGAAATTTCGCCGAAGTTCTCAAACGCTCCGGGAAATTTCTGCCGGAAATTAAGGAAACGCTTCGCTCCGAGGGAGTTCCGACGGATATCGCCTATCTGCCTATCATAGAAAGCGGTTTCAACCCGCGTGCCGTTTCAAAAAAGAACGCAGTCGGGCTCTGGCAGTTCATAAGACCTACCGGAAAAAAGTATGGACTGGAAATAAATTACTGGGTAGATGAAAGAAGGCATGTCGAGAAATCTACCTTGGCGGCAGCCAGATACCTCAGGAAGCTGTATGACGAGTTCGGTTCATGGGAACTCGCCTTGGCCGCATACAACTGCGGAGAGAACAGGGTGTCAAGGGCCATAACCAGAACAGGTTCAAAAGATTTCTGGAAGGTATCCAAGAAGCTCCCCAGGGAAACAAGAAACTACGTGCCGAAATTCAACGCCGCTTTGATAATAGCCAAAAACCCCGAGAAATACGGTTTCAGGGTTAAAAAGCTGGAAAAAGATTATCAAGTCGTGAGCGTTCCGCCCAGAAAAAGCCTTGCGGAAATCGCCAACCTGCTCGACATGGGATACAAGGAGATTTCTAAGTACAACCCCTCGCTCATCGGACTTTCCACTCCCCCGGGAGAGAGCTATGATCTTAAGGTTCCTAAGGGCTACGGAGAAAAACTTCTCGCCGTCAGAAGCGAAGTGGAAACCCTGAAGGATATTCAGACTCCTTTCAGGACAAGGCCCGTAAGATACACCGTAAGGACTAATGACAGCCTCTGGAAGATAGCCAGGAAATTCGGAACGTCCGTCGAGGTCCTCAAGTACGCAAACAACCTCTCGGGTTCAATCATACGCCCCGGGCAGAGACTTAAGATACCAGCTAGAGGAAACGTAATATACGTAAAGCACAGAATCCGCCCCGGGGAAAATATTTACGTTCTGGCAAAGAGGTACGGAACTTCAATCGACGAGATAAAAAGGGCTAACAACCTCAAGGGCTCCCTTATAATAGCGGGAAAAACCCTTTCCATTCCACAGAGACTCTCCTACACTTACGCGCCGCAGGACGTTCCGAGGAAGATGCGCCACAAGATAATCCCCGGCGACACGCTGAGCGAACTGGCGCTTCACTACAGGGTTTCGGTTTCCCAGATCAAGAGGTGGAACAACATGTCTTCAACCACGCTGATCGCCGGAAGAAACCTCGTCATCTACAAATAA